The sequence below is a genomic window from Ovis canadensis isolate MfBH-ARS-UI-01 breed Bighorn chromosome 1, ARS-UI_OviCan_v2, whole genome shotgun sequence.
TGTAAATATTCTGTGTGAAGTGTGGGGTATTTTTACCTGGTTTTTCAAAAAAGAGAGAGTTAAGTGCACTCAAGTGTCTGGATGTTATTGTTCTCACTCTACATGAGTGAACTCAACAACCTCCTGGGAAAAAATTAGGTagaaaggcaaaaatattgaCAGTGGTTAATGGGTGAGTGTTGGCTTTGACTGCTGGAGGCCTTGGAAGGACAAATGCTATCAAACAGTCAGCAAACAACCTGCTCCCTTGTCCTTTTCCTTCCTGTCCAGGGGATGGCAGTGGGCAATGCTAAGCAGCTAGAATAGAAAAGGGGGCAAAAAGGTTGCAGAGAGACTCCGAGTTTCCAGGAGACGTGCATGCCCTTCCTCTTCTGCAGGATGCGCTGGTACCCAGTGTGTCCCCAGGCATTCAGAAATGGTCCCTGGGGCCCCACGGCTGTCACAGTGCTGCATAGTCCTCAGACACGGAGAAAACCCAAGAGGTTGTTAGCACATCTCCCTCTGGGCATGAAACTGGGCTCAGCACCAGCCAGAGAATACCAGCAGGGATTTGCTCTTCTCCATGCTTGGATAATGGCTATTCCCTGATACCCAGGGAAGAATTAAGTACAATGCATAACTCATACTATATTACACACTCAATCCCAAACAGCTGGGCTGCTgataaaatctaaaaagaagagagaactgGCTGCCCTCCATCTATACATAATGTATTCATAATAAATCTCTCAGTGAAGAGGTATAAAGAGCTCCTATTTCTGCTGCAGCCCAGGGAAGCAGAGCATTCGGCAAGTATCCAGTGAGTCTCATTAGCAGAGACAACCAGTGTGGGAACTCCGGAGGGACTCGCTCCACATTTCTGTTAGTAACAGCCATTTTTTACCTGAAACATGCTAGTAATTTTCCTGCTCACAAAATTCACTTTGCCTGAGGATTGATAACTATGCTTTTTCTTAATAGTTATTGAATACCCTTCATGTTCTAGAGACTACATAACAATAAAGCATTGCTTgtcacatttttttgttgttgttttttggctttatttctaaaaagataaaacagtaaaaaaaaaaaaaaatcccagaatgatttattttcaaggaaatggaaataataaaacataaaacagtagAGTTGTATAAAATCCTATGTTATGTATGAAATACCTACTCTAAAACTTACTGAAAAGTATAACTGATGACAGTCAAGAGTATTCTATATGAATATAAGAATTTTGATTCTGATGTGAGTCGTAGTGATTAAGGACAAGATTGGCAGAACACAACACTTCCCTCTTAGATTTTGCTTACAAAGTGCCACCCTGTGAGGAGACCCCTGGGGTGAGAGCCACTCACCAAGCCAACCAAATAATAATGGTTGACACCAGATAGAAACTGATGACAAAATGGAAGATATTTGTTAAAGGtaatttttacttaaattattactgaaatattttctcaCTGTAGTTAGAAAAGTGTCTCTCACGGTCATTTAGACTTTATAACAGTAAGATCATCTCAGTGTCTAGAAGGATCCTTACCCTCTTTAAGGAATAGAAATACAACATGCATTTGATCATTCAGTAGCAATTTTGGCTTAGATCATTTCAGAAAGAGGGGCATATAACTAACCAAGCCTCTTCAGAATGTTTATATGATCtattaagaaatcattgccaCTGACTCATTTTTACAATAGAAAAATAGTATATACAAAATTGTAAgaaggcagttaaaaaaaaacattctgcCTTTCTTAGAAGTTAAATGCCTGTCCCAGCATTACTGAGATAGACACAGAGTTGTCTTATCTTTTCTTTCAATGCCTGCTTGAATAAAGCAGCTGTGCCACCATTAAACATTCTTCTATGAGGTATGCTTAAGCAACCTTTAGTTTGTCTCTATTAGGAATATTCTTCAGAAGacatctttatttttccaaacatTAGTTTAATTCTTCAGAATAGATTTCCTATTGAAAATgaattttctgaaatgaaattaCTAGATTAAATGGTGTGAATATTTTAAAGCTCTTCTCAAACATTTTTCTAGTAGCTTTCCAACAGGGTATTTATTAAATTACTTAgtgagacacgtgtaccccaatgttcatcgcagcactgtttataatagccaggacatggaagcaacctagatgtccatcagcagatgaatggataagaaagctgtggtacatatacacaatattactcagccattaaaaagaatacatttgaatcagttctaatgaggtggatgaaactggagcctatggtacagagtgaagccagaaaggaaaacaccaatacagtatactaacgcatatatatggaatttagaaagattgtaacgataaccctgtatgcgagacagcaaaagagacacagatgtatggaacagtctcttggactctgtgggagagggtgagggtgggatgatttgggagaatggcattgaaacatgtataatatcatataaaaaatgaatcgccagtctaggttggatgcaggatacaggatgcttggggctggtgcactgggatgacccagaaggatggtatggggagggaggtgggtggggggttcaggattgggttatttaaacaaagttttttttaaaaaaaattaccttataccagcaatgtatgaaatATCATTTTACTCCTGGctgagaagtgaaaagtgaaagtcgctcagtcgtgttcgactctttgctacccagtggactctatacagtccatggaattctccaggccagaatactggagtgggtagcctttcccttctccaggggatcttcccaacccagggatcaaaccatgatctcccacattgcaggcagattctttaccaactgagctatgaacaAGCTGCTAATAAGACTACATTAcctttatttgtgtttatttcatCCCTTGCAAGCTTGAAAATTTTTGCCACTATTTGTTCACAGTATTCTGTGTGTGTACTTGGTTTTTAATTCTTGTCTTTTTGGATTACCTGTCCCAGCTCAGTCTCAACTGCTCACCTCCCTTTTGTTGCTTTGTGCAGGCTCCCATGATTCATTCAGCTACTGGGTAGATGAAAAGTCCCCAGTGGGGCCTGACCAAACCCCAGCAATCAAACGCCTCGCCAGGATCTCGTTCGTGAAGAAGGTCATGAAGAAATGGTCTGTGACTCAGAACCTGACATTCCGAGAACAGCTGGATGCTGGGATCCGTTACTTTGACCTGCGTGTGTCTTCCAAGCCAGGGGACGCCGACCAGGAAATCTACTTCATTCACGGGctttttggcatcagggtctGGGATGGACTGATGGAGATCGACTCATTCCTCACACAGCACCCCCAAGAGATTGTCTTCCTGGATTTCAACCACTTCTACGCCATGGATGAGGCCCATCACAAACGCCTGATTCTCCGGATCCAGGAGGCCTTTGGAAGCAAGTTGTGCTCAGCCTGCAGTGTGGAGAGCATGACGCTGCGGAATCTGTGGGAGAAGAAGTGCCAGGTAGGAGGGAACAGAGAGAAACTTCCAAGGGCAAGAACGGAACTCTTCCTGCTTTTTCTGGGTCACCAACTCTAAGACATCTCATTCCAGGGCCCTTAGGGTAGAAGGCGTAGAGTGtttgtaataataaaaatctGGTTCCTGGGCTCTCAGATGGCTCCAAGGGCTCCCCTGGGTACCACTGAAGCGGGATTGATACCTGCCAAATATTTACTACTTGTTTGGCAATGTTTGAGCATCTAAGTTGACTTTGAATGACCTGGCCAGAACCAGCCCAAGGCAGAGTTGTGAAATAGGACCGGTTGGCCATTGCCATTTTTCTATCTCCCATCCAGTCTGTTCTCCTCGTTCCCCTTAGGGATAATCTGTCCCATTGTGCCTTCAAGTCAATGTCAGATCGTCCCTGACAAATGATAATTGATAGGTAGAAGTGTTAGCTGACAAAGGCACAGGAAGTAACTCATCTCAGAggtgttaacatttttaaaggcgTTTGGGTCAGTGGGGGAGACAGAGTTAAGGAAGGAAAAACCCATGAAGGGATCAAGGCTGGAAGAGCACCCCCAAGTTGAGAAGAGCCCAAAACTTAGACCCATGATGCAGAAACTCAGGAAAAGGAGTGTGAGCCTCAGATAAATTCTTCTCTGGTCCCAGaggatggtgatggtggagaggAGAGCTTTAGAAATGGTCAGGCTCCAATATAGActcttttaaaaggaaggaaaaaaaaaaaaagacctttcttTCACAGTTGCTACCTTACTCATAGATGCATTAACCAAAACATCTTCAAGAGACAGTTATTTTTGAACCGAGAGAAgagcttttaattaaaaatcaatttaagatCACTCATGTGCAAATATATGTTGAACACAAGTATGTGCCAAGCTCCAGACTAAAGCACTTGGGTTAAATctgtaaataaaaaaaagatcctTGCCCTGAGGGAGATTTCATTCAGGTGGAGGGAGATAGATCATAGGTAATAAATATGATAAATACAGTATATGAAATGTTAGAAAGTCATGGGAGcaatggaaaaagaaaggcaagcaGTGTAAGGGGAACCAGGGTTCTGTGGGTTGGAGGGTCACtaacaattttaaatagtttGATCAGAGTAGCCCTTGTTGAAAAGATGGCATTTGAGGGAGTTAATCTATTGGGAAAGAGCTTTCCCAGCAGAGGAACCAACCAGAGCAGAGCCCCAAAGCAGGAAGGCGCCCGGCATTGTTGAGGAAAAGCaggaactgtggggctggagagcagagcagcagaggaaggcagagagatgGTAGGGGATCGTAGGAACCTTATAAGGACTTGGCTTTTAATCTGAGTGAGAAAGGTTCTGGGAGGGTTCCAAGCCCAGAGTGCTATGACCTGACTTAGGTTTTGATGGCATCCCTCTGGTTACTAAGAAGAGACTTGGAGTAGAGACAGAAGGAAAGTATGGAAACCAGCGAGGAGAATCTCAGTGGAAAGTGGTCAGATTTTGAACCTAGGAGAAGTTAGAGCTAATAGGGTTTCCTCGTTGTTGGGACCATGAGGATTCAAGGATGACTCCCAGACTTGGCCTGAGGAGCGAGAAACACTGGGTCACACTCTGCACCCTTAAATGGCTCTACAAAAACTGAAGAGTCAACTCTCAGTGTCTGTTAAAGTTATCTAAGCTATTTTTCTTCACTAAAACTTTCATAAGTGACATTTGCCAAATATTTACCACCCCTCTACCCTAAACATAAGTTTACATCTGTTTGGACTCTGAAGCCTAATTTGGAGAAATTTTTCCCCAGTGGAATCTCTCTCTTACAACATTAAATAATACTAGTAACAAGAGCTATAATAACATTTATGGGACTTTTACAGTGTGCTAAGTACAgggattaactcatttaattctctcaaGAGCACTATGACATAGGTTgtcattattatcctcattttacagatctgAAAactgaggctttcccaggagaaCATTGCTGGTGAGCGGCATGGCTGTCACAGTCACAGACTGCCACCTCCCCAGACTTCCCCCAGTTCTCAATGCTTTTCCAGGGCTGTTCACACATCTTGGTGATTTTCACAACCAGAGTCATAGATTATGCTAACAAAAACGCTTTGGCTTTATTCACAATCCTCTATTATTATAGACTTTCAGAGGGTTAGCTGAATGGGAGACAGGGAAGATCTATGAATGGCCCTTTGAATATGAGGATTTGGGTAAGGTTAAATTTTGAGCTAAGTTGGTAAACaggttataattttataattttgtacaCAGATAGGCTGTGCATATATTGCATACCAGATCATTTAGAAATTTGCAGAGAAACAGGTAATTTCAGGAGTAACGAATCATGTGGGCAGTGAATTTCTAGCACAGAGTAAAGCTCTGTTATAGTTTTAAGTGTGGGCTAAtccagtatcacggtaatccaagcctatgctccaaccagtaatgctaagaagctgaaattgaacggttctatgaggatctacaagaccttttagaactaacacccaaaagagatgtacttttcattatagaagactggaatgcaaacgtagagagtcaagaaacacctggagtaacaggcaaatttggccttggagaacagaatgaagcagggtaaaggctaatagagttttgccaagagaacgcactggtcatagcaaacaccttcttccagcaacacaagagacgactctacacgtggacatcaccagaaggtcaacaccaaaatcggattgattatattctttgcagccaaagatggagaagctctatacagtcagcaaaaacaagaccgggagctgactgtggctcagatcatgaactccttattgccaaattcagacttaaattggagaaagtagggaaaaccgctagacaattcaggtatgacctaaatcaaatcccttatgattatacagtggaagtgagaaatagatttgagggactagatctgataaacaagagtgactgatgaactatggacggaggttcatgacattgtacaggagacagggatcaagaccatccccatggaaaagaaatgcaaaaaagtaaaatggctgtctggggaggccttacaaatagctgtgagaagaagagaagccaaaagcaaaggagaaaaggaaagatataagcatctgaatgcagagttccaaagaatagaaacaagagataagaaagccttcctcagcgatcaatgcaaagaaatagaagaaaacaacagaatgggaaggactagagatctcttcaagaaaattagagataccaagggaacatttcatgcaaagatgggctccataaaggacagaaatggtatggacctaacagaagcagaagatataaaaagaggtggcaagaatacacagaagaactatacaaaaaagatcttcacgacccatataatcatgatggtttgatcgctcacctagaaccagacatcctggaatgtgaagtcaagtgggccttagaaagcatcactacaaacaaagctagtggaggtgatggaattccagttgagctatttcaaatcctgaaagatgatgctgtgaaagtgctgcactcaaaatgccagcaaatttggaaaactcgacactggtcacaggactgaaaaggtcagttttcattccaattccaaacaaaggcaatggcaaagaatgctcaaagtccgcacaattgcattcatctcacatgctagtaaagtaatgctcaaaattctccaagccaggcttcagcaatacatgaactgtgaacttccaaatgttcaagctggttttagaaaaggcagaggaaccagagatcaaattgccaacatctgctggatcatggaaaaggcaagagagttccagaaaaacatctatttctgctttattgactatgccaaagcctttgactgtgtagatcacaataaactgtggaacattctgaaagagatgggaataccagaccacctaacctgcctcttgagaaatctgtatgcaggtcaggaagcaacagttagaactggacatggaacaacacactggttccaaataggaaaaggagtacatcaaggctgtatattgtcaccctgcttatttaacttatatgaagagtacatcatgagaaacactggactggaagaagcacaagctggaatcaagattgctgggagaaatatcaataacctcagatatgcagatgacaccacccttatggcagaaagggaagagaaagtacaaaacctctagatgaaagtgaaagaggacagtgaaaaagttggcttaaaagtcaacattcagaaaactaagatcatggcatctggtcccatcacttcatggcaaatagatggggaaacagtggaaacagtatcagattttattttggggggctccaaagtcactgctgatggtgattgtagccatgaaattaaaagacactccttggaaggaaagttatgaccaacctagatagcatattaaaaagcagagatattactttgccaacaaaagtccatctagccaaggctatggttttttccagtggtcatgtatggatgtgatagttggactgtgaagaaagctgagtgccaaaaaattgatgcttttgaactgtggtgttggagaagactcttgagagtcccgtggactgcaagaagatccaaccagtccatcctaaaggagatcagtcctgggtgttcattataggactgatgctaaagctgaaactccagtactttggccacctcatgcgagagttgacccattggaaaagaccctgatgctgggagaaattggacgcaggaggagaaggggacgacagaggatgagacggctggatggcatcactgattcgctggacttgagtttgggtagactctgggatttggtgatggacagggaggcctggcgtgctgcgattcatggggttgcaaacagttggacatgatgagcgactgaactgaactgaactgaactgaactgaatctatatcATTCAACAACCAACACCCCTAAAATTATGACGGAAAGAGACTGTGATGACCTGTCAGAAAAAGGGCTCATGTCATCAATTTAAATTTCAGGGCTTCCTTGTTCCACTTTCTTTCCCAGAGTTTTTCCTGCCATGCCTCTTAAAAGCTGAACAAAGAGATCTCCAGCAGAGCCTCAGTTACCTCCTCACTGTTGGAGCATGCCACACTGGCGGTTAAACTTTAAATATTCATTATGTAGTGAGCTGCCTTGCATGTAACCCCTAGAGTATTTTATTACCATAATTTAATGGCAAGAAGTGTACAACCATTCAGTCACATTTCATTTACTCCATATGCAGTTACATCCCAGCTCACAGGTATGTGCTGGTACATTAGTGGCTATGGGTTTTGAAGGTACAGTGAATGAGAAGATTTCATCTACAACTTGGCAGTATTTAGAATCTTAATGAGAAGGTAAGAAGACTATGTGACATTAGTAAAATATAAGACAACTGATATACAATTATGAGACAAAACTGCCTCAAATGTACTGTATGAAGAAAAGCGTTTGTAAGCCATCAGTTGAAAAATAGTATATAGTCTAAATCTACATCCCGGGGCCCTTGGAAAAGAATGATCAAAATAAGAAGAGGTCAATTAAAGAATAATTCTTACAGGAAATGAGATTTTAAATCTGAGTCTCGGGAGAAAACTGGCGCATGAATTGCTGAGCTGGAGGGAAGAATATCTCTTATGGGAAATACAGCAGAGTGAGGTCGGGAGTCTGATGCCAAACACAGGCCCCAGGCAAGCTGCTGCCCCTAGAATTCTGTAAAAGGAGTCCTGGTGTGCTAGGCCAACCTCCTACTGTAAACAGAAATTACCCCTCTAACCTTCAGGATCGGATTACTTGAGAGGCTCCTGAGGAAAGGCATAAAGCCCCTTTTGTAGAATGTGGCCTTTTTGCACATTCTCTAAGGCAGAGTGAAGAACGGCACTGTCCTTTCAACCCCTGACCCTCTGCCCAGGGGCCAGGAGCACAGGCAGTGGTCTGACGGGCCATGTTGAAGGATCATGCAGCTTTCTGCCTCTCCTCCCACAGCCAGCTCTTCACCCTTATGGATGTTGGAGACCCCGGCCTTCCAAACAAGCCAGTTACAACGCCAGCAGGAAATCCTCCCCAATCTCCCAGGCAATCTGCTTACGATGAGCCTGTGATTAACCTCATTAACACATGTGTTTACCACGGACATCATTAGTTGTCAGTCAGACATTACTCAGAGCCATTAAACACAACGAGAACAGCCATTAGTCTGTTCAGTGCACGGAGCCTGGCGCTCCCTTGCTCCAGGCCTTCCAGAGCAGTTAGGCTCCTTAGTCACCAGCTGAATGTGCCCCGGAAACAAGACCCACATTCAGAGTCTTGCCCTTGGGTGCCTGGAGGATTATGCTCTCAGGCCAGCTATCCAAGGATTGCAGTCCAGGGAATGTAAATACACAGGCTGGACATTCCCTTAGGAAAGAATCCCTGCCACCCAGGAGGAGAGAAAATACACTGCtgacctcggttcaattcctgggtcgggaatatctgccggagaagggatgggctacccactccaggattcttgggcttcccttgtggctcagctggtaaagaatccgcctgcaatgcaggagacctaggtttgatccctggtttgggaagattcccctagagaagggaaaggctacccactccagtattctgatctagagaatcccatggactatgatgtccatggggtcacagagtcggagactgatcgactttcactcactcactctggaAACCTAAGCAGCAGAGCTCTGGACTGGGACAATCCCTGTCTCTCAGCTGCCTTCAGAAGCTAATTAATGCTGCAATGTAGCTTGCTAATTATTTTAGCAATATTGCTAGTATCACCACCATCCTGAGAGGGCCCAATGGAGACGCATCCCCTACTCGAAGTTTTCCCTGTCCTGTGCAGCTCCTGCTCTCCCTTCCTCACCTGGCAGATTTCATTCAAAATCAGCACACACAACTGAAAACCTGAGACCTCTCAGATTAGTTCAGTGTGTCGATCTCAACCCAAGGGTTCAGGGTCAATTCTGTGAGCATAGGAGTCATAACTTACACACAGGACTAACCACAGAGGTTCTCCACCTGGGGTCCAGAGATTCCCAAGGGAAGGGGGTCAGGGTAGAATTGAAGAAGTCCGTGAATTTGGATGGTAAAAGCACTGCTTGTTTACTTTTAGCCTCTAACTGAATATCAGCATAACCACTGATAGGAGTGTGGCTCATGAATTGCCCTCCTTTGTTTGTTCTGAACGTTTCAGGTTCTTATCTTCTATCACTGTCCCTTCTACAAGCAATACCCCTTCCTGTGGCCTGGAAAGAAGATCCCAGCACCTTGGGCCAATACCACGAGTGTGCGCAAACTCATCCTATTCTTGGAGACCACACTGAGTGAGCGCCCCCCCCATGGCTCCTTCCACGTGTCTCAAGCTATCCTCACACCCAGAGTGAAGACCATTGCCCGGGGCCTAGTTGGCGGCCTCAAGAACACACTGGTCCACAGGTAGGAATGAGCTTCCTTCCCACAAgtgagggttaaaaaaaaatctctttatctTGATTTTCTTCTGAATAAACAGCAGTAAAACTGTATACTTTGaagatttaaaataacaaaattcccAAAGCATAGTATTTGAAAAAGCTGTGCACTTGAGGTGACCTACATGAACCATAGCCAGAGGAtctctaaataaaatattctgttgAAATACACATATCATACCATGAATACTCTAAATTTCAATATGCAAAGCACTTTCAGCCACCAGCAGTCGGCTCCTGTTCACATCAGGCTTGCAGTTCTGTCTTGTTCTTGCCCCTGCCCTCAGAGCTTCCCAAGCACTCATGCTCTTATGAGGCATTAAATGAAGCTTCTGGGCCAGGTGCTAGTGATTCAGAGGTGGCCCACCCAGGATTTAGGATGTCCTTCTCCCTTCTTTAAGTGACAGTCCTAAAGAAGCAGCTCAGGATACCACCCACCATGTCATAGCTTCAGATACATCCTTGGAGCAGAATTGATCCTGACTGTACAGTTAGGCAGGAGAAGCTCCAGAAATGTTGTATTAAATGATGTTTTTTTATCCTGGACACTGATAAATGATAGGTGTTGTCAAGAAAAAGGATGGCTTTTATATACGTACAAGTATGTGTGTATGCCTATGCCTCTGTATAAATGCAGTGTTATAAATACATCTACCTAATAGGGCATCCCTTGCAGTCAGAGCTGAGGAAGTTAATATATTTGGGTAACAAGGGATATTTACAAGAATCACTTCATTCCCAAGTTCTGTTCTAGGTGCTGAGCGCCGGTGTTCAGATAATGAAAGATCCACCCAAAAATTGTGTCCCTGTCTATCTGGGTGGTTTGGGTAGCGTGACTTCCTATAGCAGGAGCTCACCTGGCAGTCATTTGGATAACAACCTGAGAGCTCCTGATTGTGCTGGCCATGAGCAGAACTAGAAACCCCTTTCTTTGTGTCTCCACTGTCTTCACTGAATTACCTGTGCTTAACTTGGGAAAGAGTTTCATAAACCAAGATCAGGATTATGAACTTTCCTTTGTATAGTATATGCTCACATATCCATACCATTTCCTTATGCCTTTGGTAAATTTGTAGagcaatattatttatttacttattcagtgATGAATAGGAGCTAGATCCAGAGACACAGGATGAATAATCTAGTCTCTGCCCCCACAGGTGTACATTCTgtgaggaaaaataaacatgtaaatttCCGTGTAACActgaaaaaagtgaagtgaaagtcatgtccaactctatgcaaccccatggactgtagccctccaggctccctgtccatgggattctctatgaTGAAGTCTGTGCAGAGAGTTGTACTTACACGGGAGaggaagtctttaaaaataaagattgtttTATCTTATTGGCTCGATATATCTTagtccccagaggaggaaatggcaacccactccaggattcttgcctagaaaatcctatacacagaggagctttgtgggctacagtctatgaggctgcagagtcagacatgactgagcacacattccCTGGAAATTCACATGTCAA
It includes:
- the PLCXD2 gene encoding PI-PLC X domain-containing protein 2 codes for the protein MLAFRKVRRKLRMGTICSPNPSGTKTLEVCNADWMASLPSHLHNVPLSNLAIPGSHDSFSYWVDEKSPVGPDQTPAIKRLARISFVKKVMKKWSVTQNLTFREQLDAGIRYFDLRVSSKPGDADQEIYFIHGLFGIRVWDGLMEIDSFLTQHPQEIVFLDFNHFYAMDEAHHKRLILRIQEAFGSKLCSACSVESMTLRNLWEKKCQVLIFYHCPFYKQYPFLWPGKKIPAPWANTTSVRKLILFLETTLSERPPHGSFHVSQAILTPRVKTIARGLVGGLKNTLVHRNLPAILDWVKTQKPGAMGVNIITSDFVDLVDFATTVIELNDLLQEDRALAKC